The Microbacterium foliorum genome has a window encoding:
- a CDS encoding ABC transporter substrate-binding protein, which translates to MFTAFTARGKRSVFAVGLVAAAALALSACSSSNPLDEPSDESSSGSGSGDTIVVGSQAYYSNEIIAEIYAQALEGAGFDVEKKLNIGQRDAYMPDVESGAINVFPEYTGSLLEYISDDDVTVTSPDDVYAALQDALPDSLTALDFAEATDQDSYTVLKSFAEENDLKTIGDLSKVTSQVTIGASPEFEQRPYSPARAKEVYGVDLTFSATGPTTLESLLAGQIQVADIYTADPAFETEDIVALEDPENLIISSNVVPIVSSDIADDVSDVLNAISAKLTGEELVALNVLSTVDQQSSAEIAKKWLADNDLS; encoded by the coding sequence ATGTTCACAGCGTTCACAGCACGAGGCAAGCGCTCCGTCTTCGCCGTAGGCCTCGTCGCCGCGGCGGCGCTCGCCCTGTCCGCCTGCAGCTCGAGCAACCCGCTCGACGAGCCGTCCGACGAGTCGAGCTCCGGCTCGGGCAGCGGAGACACGATCGTCGTCGGTTCTCAGGCGTACTACTCGAACGAGATCATCGCCGAGATCTACGCGCAGGCGCTCGAGGGCGCCGGCTTCGACGTCGAGAAGAAGCTCAACATCGGCCAGCGCGACGCGTACATGCCCGACGTCGAGTCCGGCGCGATCAACGTCTTCCCCGAGTACACGGGCAGCCTGCTCGAGTACATCTCCGATGACGACGTGACCGTGACCAGCCCCGATGACGTCTACGCCGCGTTGCAGGATGCGCTGCCCGACAGCCTCACGGCCCTCGACTTCGCCGAAGCGACCGACCAGGACTCCTACACGGTGCTGAAGAGCTTCGCCGAGGAGAACGACCTGAAGACGATCGGCGACCTCAGCAAGGTCACCTCGCAGGTCACCATCGGCGCGTCGCCCGAGTTCGAGCAGCGTCCGTACAGCCCGGCCCGGGCCAAAGAGGTCTACGGCGTCGACCTGACGTTCTCGGCCACCGGCCCGACCACGCTCGAGTCGCTGCTCGCCGGCCAGATCCAGGTCGCAGACATCTACACCGCCGACCCGGCCTTCGAGACCGAAGACATCGTCGCCCTGGAAGACCCCGAGAACCTCATCATCTCGTCGAACGTCGTGCCGATCGTCTCGAGTGACATCGCCGACGACGTGTCCGACGTGCTCAACGCGATCAGCGCCAAGCTGACCGGTGAGGAGCTCGTCGCCCTCAACGTGCTGAGCACGGTCGACCAGCAGTCCTCCGCCGAGATCGCCAAGAAGTGGCTGGCTGACAACGACCTCAGCTGA
- a CDS encoding AI-2E family transporter, with product MSREDQDPSSTAPDAASGAPAAASLPALTVDTAAATEHPVPADPHDAEPHATDPHTTGPADTAVAHALASPRPVIIEPMTPSRSFWTRIDRPFVFGFLVTLGGLAALVLGLAVANLSTVLIYIALALFAALGLDPTVRFLERRGLSRALSVVASIAGLVVVIALVLWMVLPVVIDQIAGFVKAVPGMIQEFTRSDIYATLDAQFGDQFQTLVSDVQKFLTDPGNIAAIGGGALQVGASIANAISGIIVVLVLTLYFVATLPAMKVGMLRLAPARDRARASDITDQITDSVGAYVMGMVVLAFCNAILAFLLYFFLGLPFPPLMATVAFCITLIPLVGSVIFWIIGTGLALFSDPIAALVFAIVYLVYMQIEAYVITPRVMNRAVAVPGALVVIGALAGGTLLGLLGALVAVPVAASILIIIKQVLIPRQDSRV from the coding sequence ATGAGCCGTGAAGATCAGGACCCCTCCTCGACAGCGCCCGATGCGGCATCCGGGGCTCCCGCGGCGGCCTCGCTGCCGGCTCTCACCGTCGACACGGCAGCAGCGACCGAGCATCCCGTTCCGGCGGACCCGCACGACGCCGAACCGCACGCGACCGACCCGCACACCACCGGCCCGGCCGACACCGCTGTCGCACATGCGCTCGCCTCCCCCCGTCCGGTGATCATCGAGCCGATGACCCCCAGCCGTTCGTTCTGGACCCGGATCGACCGCCCCTTCGTGTTCGGCTTCCTGGTGACGCTCGGCGGTCTGGCGGCCCTCGTCCTCGGCCTGGCGGTCGCCAACCTCTCCACTGTCCTCATCTACATCGCTCTCGCGCTGTTCGCCGCCCTCGGCCTCGACCCGACCGTGCGGTTCCTCGAGCGACGCGGGCTCTCGCGGGCGCTCTCCGTCGTCGCCTCGATCGCCGGGCTGGTCGTGGTGATCGCGCTGGTCCTCTGGATGGTGCTCCCGGTCGTCATCGACCAGATCGCGGGCTTCGTCAAGGCCGTCCCCGGCATGATCCAGGAGTTCACGCGCAGCGACATCTACGCCACACTCGACGCGCAGTTCGGCGATCAGTTCCAGACGCTCGTCTCCGACGTGCAGAAGTTCCTCACCGATCCGGGCAACATCGCCGCGATCGGGGGCGGGGCGCTGCAGGTCGGCGCCTCGATCGCGAACGCCATCTCGGGAATCATCGTCGTACTGGTGCTGACTCTCTACTTCGTCGCCACGCTGCCCGCGATGAAGGTGGGGATGCTGCGCCTCGCTCCCGCCCGCGACCGCGCTCGTGCGAGCGACATCACCGATCAGATCACCGATTCGGTCGGCGCCTACGTGATGGGCATGGTGGTGCTCGCGTTCTGCAACGCGATCCTCGCGTTCCTGCTGTACTTCTTCCTCGGGCTGCCCTTCCCTCCGCTGATGGCGACGGTCGCGTTCTGCATCACGCTCATCCCGCTCGTCGGTTCGGTGATCTTCTGGATCATCGGCACCGGACTCGCGCTGTTCAGCGATCCGATCGCTGCCCTCGTCTTCGCGATCGTCTACCTCGTCTACATGCAGATCGAGGCGTACGTGATCACCCCGCGCGTGATGAACCGTGCGGTCGCCGTGCCCGGAGCCCTCGTCGTGATCGGCGCCCTCGCCGGCGGCACGCTGCTCGGCCTGCTCGGTGCGCTGGTCGCTGTTCCGGTTGCGGCATCCATCCTCATCATCATCAAGCAGGTGCTGATCCCCCGGCAGGACTCCCGGGTCTAG
- a CDS encoding chorismate mutase produces the protein MTAVEDPRAELLRLRASIDNIDAALIFMLAERFRATQQVGQLKAMHEMPASDPGREEQQVARLKSLAEEAHLDPEFAEKWFNFVVAEVIRHHTEAAEGR, from the coding sequence ATGACCGCCGTCGAAGATCCTCGGGCTGAGCTCCTCCGCCTTCGCGCCAGCATCGACAACATCGATGCCGCCCTCATCTTCATGCTCGCCGAGCGGTTCCGGGCGACGCAGCAGGTCGGCCAGCTCAAGGCCATGCACGAGATGCCGGCGTCCGACCCCGGCCGCGAGGAGCAACAGGTCGCGAGGCTCAAGTCGCTCGCGGAGGAGGCGCATCTCGACCCCGAGTTCGCCGAGAAGTGGTTCAACTTCGTGGTGGCCGAGGTCATCCGCCATCACACCGAAGCCGCAGAAGGACGATGA
- a CDS encoding ROK family protein, whose amino-acid sequence MSTEGVDGIGSMLNSDDTLDTQAALRRANLRRALQLVFSEPGVQTRAGIARATGLTAATASSLVAELIDLDLIVDGEQAASTGGKRATTLTIDASRHLIVVVVIRPSEAALALVALDGTVVESRRISYAPSSRDAVLDEAVARIAAEYAGRLLVVGVQLPGTTDGRRVLESVQLDWTDVALADRLERAIGVPVLLVNDVDAEAIAEAAREDEAAGYRLFVHLGTGIGAAVTLDGELAPGPRDRAGEIGHVQVQFGDDARACRCGRRGCLEAVASMTAMLGDDVDDAMDEAAIAVLAASADERRLVVGARALAGSIRLIAAVLDAREVVIGGPARALGDRFLRLVQSEIDYPAMGTVGVSVRYSAADASISTGVAQVALSRALGVRWSPAQLRPASVAAP is encoded by the coding sequence GTGTCAACAGAGGGCGTCGACGGGATCGGATCCATGCTGAACAGCGATGACACCCTCGACACCCAGGCGGCCCTCCGTCGGGCGAACCTGCGCCGTGCTCTGCAGCTCGTCTTCAGCGAACCCGGTGTGCAGACCCGCGCGGGAATCGCCCGGGCCACCGGCCTCACCGCGGCGACCGCGTCGTCGCTCGTCGCCGAGCTCATCGATCTCGACCTCATCGTCGACGGCGAGCAGGCGGCCAGCACCGGAGGCAAGCGTGCGACGACCCTGACGATCGACGCGAGCCGTCACCTCATCGTCGTCGTCGTGATCAGGCCCTCCGAGGCTGCGCTCGCTCTGGTGGCCCTCGACGGAACCGTGGTCGAGTCCCGCCGGATCTCGTACGCACCGAGCTCGAGGGACGCGGTCCTCGATGAGGCCGTCGCCCGCATCGCCGCGGAGTACGCGGGTCGCCTTCTCGTGGTGGGCGTGCAGCTGCCCGGCACCACGGACGGACGTCGTGTGCTCGAGAGTGTGCAGCTCGACTGGACCGACGTCGCGCTCGCCGACCGTCTCGAACGGGCGATCGGCGTGCCGGTGCTGCTCGTCAACGACGTGGATGCCGAGGCCATCGCCGAAGCCGCCCGCGAAGACGAGGCCGCCGGCTACCGCCTCTTCGTCCACCTCGGCACGGGCATCGGCGCGGCGGTGACTCTCGACGGCGAACTGGCCCCGGGCCCGCGCGACCGGGCCGGCGAGATCGGGCACGTGCAAGTGCAGTTCGGCGACGACGCCCGAGCGTGCCGCTGTGGGCGGCGGGGATGCCTCGAAGCCGTGGCCTCGATGACGGCCATGCTCGGCGACGACGTCGACGACGCGATGGACGAGGCGGCGATCGCCGTGCTCGCGGCCTCCGCCGACGAGCGACGTCTGGTCGTCGGGGCGCGGGCTCTCGCGGGCAGCATCCGTCTCATCGCGGCGGTTCTCGATGCGCGGGAGGTCGTGATCGGCGGACCGGCGCGGGCGCTCGGTGACCGGTTCCTCCGACTCGTGCAGAGCGAGATCGACTATCCGGCGATGGGCACCGTCGGTGTGTCCGTGCGGTACTCGGCCGCCGACGCCTCTATCTCGACAGGCGTCGCCCAGGTGGCGCTGTCCCGCGCACTGGGCGTGCGCTGGAGCCCGGCGCAGCTGCGCCCGGCATCCGTCGCAGCACCCTGA
- a CDS encoding carbohydrate ABC transporter permease produces MTLTETALVTTAGDDAAPRIPGRKRRYTEDQVTLPRVILRMAAGLLVLAIFVLPYLIMFFGSVKTKPQIRSVDPTYLPIEWHWENYISMWSTPETPLPYNLISTIIIAVFATLLVLLVSLPAAYYTARFTFPGRMVFLFLVIVTQMLQPAVLTSGLFRQFTVLGLSDTWAAMIFINAAFNLSFAVWIMHSFFAGIPKEIDEAAQIDGAGRFTVLFKINLPLVWPGIVTAIVFTFVACWNEFAASLVILSTDKNQPLSVALTKFVGQYETSWQYVFGVSIVAILPVVILFMLIEKRLVGGLTAGSVK; encoded by the coding sequence GTGACCCTGACCGAGACCGCCCTCGTCACCACCGCCGGAGACGACGCCGCACCCCGCATCCCCGGACGCAAGCGCCGGTACACCGAAGACCAGGTGACGCTGCCCCGCGTCATCCTGCGCATGGCCGCCGGCCTGCTCGTGCTCGCGATCTTCGTGCTGCCGTACCTGATCATGTTCTTCGGCAGTGTGAAGACCAAGCCGCAGATCCGGTCGGTCGACCCGACCTACCTGCCGATCGAGTGGCACTGGGAGAACTACATCTCGATGTGGTCGACCCCCGAGACGCCGCTGCCCTACAACCTGATCTCGACGATCATCATCGCCGTGTTCGCGACCCTGCTCGTGCTCCTGGTCTCGCTGCCCGCCGCGTACTACACCGCCCGCTTCACGTTCCCCGGACGCATGGTCTTCCTGTTCCTGGTGATCGTGACGCAGATGCTGCAGCCCGCGGTGTTGACCTCCGGCCTGTTCCGCCAGTTCACGGTGCTGGGGCTCAGCGACACGTGGGCGGCGATGATCTTCATCAACGCGGCGTTCAACCTGTCGTTCGCGGTCTGGATCATGCACTCGTTCTTCGCCGGCATCCCCAAGGAGATCGACGAGGCCGCCCAGATCGACGGAGCAGGGCGCTTCACCGTGCTCTTCAAGATCAACCTGCCGCTCGTGTGGCCGGGAATCGTCACCGCGATCGTCTTCACGTTCGTCGCCTGCTGGAACGAGTTCGCCGCATCGCTGGTGATCCTCTCCACCGACAAGAACCAGCCGCTGTCGGTCGCGCTGACCAAGTTCGTCGGTCAGTACGAGACCAGCTGGCAGTACGTGTTCGGCGTCTCGATCGTCGCGATCCTGCCGGTCGTCATCCTGTTCATGCTCATCGAGAAGCGTCTGGTCGGCGGGCTCACCGCCGGTAGCGTCAAGTAG
- a CDS encoding carbohydrate ABC transporter permease has protein sequence MSQTTESSNLAGAATGRPRTPGRRPGARAGTRGTRGKDLLQALPWIAPALLLIIGVVLFPAGVMFFNSTRDISLSGLDKGSVGFDNFATVFAFAEFWPIIFRTVVWVVVVVGFTVMISLGLAQILNKAFPGRQIVRMAVIVPWAASVVMTTMVFYYSLEPYFGVFNKFLYDIGLSDDAVGYGWTKNPATAFAWSIVIAIFVSLPFTTYTILAGLQTVPADTLEAAKMDGAGATRTYWTIVLPQLRSALAVAVLINIINVFNSLPILKVMTGSIPGYGADTIMTMIFKYIELQKKVDVASALSVVAFLIVIVIVAIYVKAVKPMKEV, from the coding sequence ATGAGCCAGACGACAGAATCCTCGAACCTCGCGGGGGCGGCCACCGGTCGCCCCCGCACCCCCGGGCGTCGCCCCGGCGCGCGGGCCGGCACCCGCGGCACCCGCGGCAAAGACCTCCTGCAGGCACTGCCGTGGATCGCGCCGGCGCTGCTGCTCATCATCGGCGTCGTGCTCTTCCCCGCCGGCGTGATGTTCTTCAACTCGACCCGCGACATCTCGCTCTCGGGCCTCGACAAGGGGTCGGTCGGCTTCGACAACTTCGCGACGGTGTTCGCGTTCGCCGAGTTCTGGCCGATCATCTTCCGCACCGTCGTCTGGGTGGTCGTGGTGGTCGGCTTCACCGTGATGATCTCGCTCGGGCTCGCCCAGATCCTCAACAAGGCGTTCCCCGGACGACAGATCGTGCGCATGGCCGTGATCGTCCCGTGGGCCGCATCCGTCGTGATGACGACGATGGTCTTCTACTACAGCCTCGAGCCGTACTTCGGTGTCTTCAACAAGTTCCTCTACGACATCGGACTCTCCGACGACGCGGTGGGCTACGGGTGGACGAAGAACCCGGCGACCGCATTCGCCTGGTCGATCGTGATCGCGATCTTCGTATCCCTCCCCTTCACCACGTACACGATCCTCGCCGGCCTGCAGACGGTTCCGGCCGACACCCTCGAGGCCGCGAAGATGGACGGCGCCGGCGCCACCCGCACCTACTGGACCATCGTGCTGCCGCAGCTGCGCAGCGCACTCGCGGTCGCCGTGCTGATCAACATCATCAACGTGTTCAACTCGCTGCCGATCCTCAAGGTGATGACCGGATCCATCCCGGGCTACGGCGCCGACACGATCATGACGATGATCTTCAAATACATCGAGCTGCAGAAGAAGGTCGATGTCGCGAGCGCGCTGTCGGTCGTGGCCTTCCTCATCGTGATCGTGATCGTCGCGATCTACGTCAAGGCCGTCAAGCCCATGAAGGAGGTCTGA
- a CDS encoding extracellular solute-binding protein, with product MKKSLRFGAVALAATATLTLASCGFGGSTGGGGDADGETTLDLLVPSYSDATKGLWEDVIDGFEKENPDIKVELEVQSWDNLEKVVSTKIQAGEAPDIYNGGPFAGFVGDELLYPVKDVVSDDTYSDFQDAFLANAEVDGTAYALPLIASARALFVNNALLEQAGVEAPKNWDELLDAATKVSALGGGVAGYGMPLGSEEAQAEAAVWLWGGGGSFGDASEITIDTPANLAGAEQIKKMIDAGATQADPGSTQRSPLMDIFIQGKIGMQVGLPPTVGQIEEGNPELDYSIVPIPTEDGSPFTLGVMDQLMAFQNDGDKQEAITTFFDYYYSADVYVPWVQAEGFLPVTKSGAEQLSGEEALKPFLDVLPDAQFYPSTNAKWSAADGAFKSLFGQLQTKSAQDVLTEIQAQVDAG from the coding sequence ATGAAGAAGTCACTGCGATTCGGCGCCGTCGCCCTGGCGGCGACCGCCACTCTCACGCTCGCTTCGTGCGGGTTCGGCGGCTCGACCGGAGGCGGGGGAGACGCCGACGGCGAGACCACGCTCGACCTCCTCGTGCCGAGCTACTCCGACGCCACGAAGGGCCTGTGGGAAGACGTGATCGACGGGTTCGAGAAGGAGAACCCCGACATCAAGGTCGAGCTCGAGGTGCAGTCCTGGGACAACCTCGAGAAGGTCGTCTCCACCAAGATTCAGGCCGGTGAGGCGCCGGACATCTACAACGGCGGCCCGTTCGCCGGGTTCGTCGGCGACGAGCTCCTCTACCCGGTGAAGGACGTCGTCTCGGACGACACCTACTCCGACTTCCAGGACGCATTCCTCGCGAACGCCGAGGTCGACGGCACCGCATACGCCCTGCCGCTGATCGCCTCAGCCCGCGCGCTGTTCGTCAACAACGCGCTGCTCGAGCAGGCCGGCGTCGAGGCGCCGAAGAACTGGGACGAGCTGCTCGACGCCGCGACCAAGGTGTCGGCGCTCGGCGGCGGCGTGGCCGGCTACGGCATGCCCCTCGGCTCCGAAGAGGCTCAGGCCGAGGCGGCCGTGTGGCTCTGGGGAGGCGGCGGCTCGTTCGGCGACGCCTCCGAGATCACGATCGACACTCCGGCGAACCTCGCCGGTGCCGAGCAGATCAAGAAGATGATCGACGCCGGCGCGACGCAGGCCGACCCCGGCTCCACCCAGCGCTCCCCCCTGATGGACATCTTCATCCAGGGCAAGATCGGCATGCAGGTGGGCCTGCCCCCGACAGTCGGCCAGATCGAAGAGGGCAACCCCGAGCTCGACTACTCGATCGTCCCCATCCCGACCGAAGACGGCTCGCCGTTCACCCTCGGCGTCATGGATCAGCTGATGGCGTTCCAGAATGACGGGGACAAGCAGGAGGCCATCACCACCTTCTTCGACTACTACTACTCGGCCGACGTGTACGTGCCGTGGGTGCAGGCCGAGGGCTTCCTGCCCGTCACCAAGTCGGGTGCCGAGCAGCTCTCCGGCGAGGAGGCTCTCAAGCCGTTCCTCGACGTGCTGCCCGACGCGCAGTTCTACCCGTCGACGAATGCGAAGTGGTCGGCCGCCGACGGTGCCTTCAAGTCGCTCTTCGGTCAGCTGCAGACGAAGTCCGCACAGGATGTCCTGACCGAGATCCAGGCGCAGGTCGACGCGGGCTGA
- a CDS encoding SIS domain-containing protein: MPELQPGAHMREELHSQPETWSRAADLRDAQALLPASGARIAVVGCGTSWFMAQSYAFLRETAGHGETDAFAASEAFVDRGYDAVVALTRSGTTTEVLELVDRIRGRVPTIGVIGDETSPLVSLVDDAVLLPFADEKSVVQTRFATTALALFRASLGEDLTGAIEDAAAVLADDYDGELRDAEQYSFLGRGWTVGLAHEAALKMRESSQSWTESYPSMEYRHGPIAIAAPGRVTWQFGEAPEGLAAQVRATGARFVQHPVDPLADLVRLHRVALDRAVARGLDPDLPRNLTRSVILDA, encoded by the coding sequence ATGCCTGAACTTCAGCCCGGCGCACACATGCGCGAAGAGCTCCACTCGCAGCCCGAGACCTGGTCGCGTGCGGCCGATCTGCGTGACGCGCAGGCTCTGCTGCCGGCATCCGGGGCCCGCATCGCGGTCGTCGGATGCGGGACATCGTGGTTCATGGCGCAGTCCTACGCGTTCCTCCGCGAGACCGCGGGGCATGGCGAGACCGATGCCTTCGCCGCGTCGGAGGCGTTCGTCGACCGCGGCTACGACGCCGTCGTCGCACTGACGCGGTCTGGCACCACCACCGAGGTGCTCGAGCTCGTCGACCGGATCAGGGGCCGCGTGCCCACGATCGGAGTGATCGGCGACGAGACCTCACCGCTCGTGTCGCTCGTCGACGACGCGGTTCTGCTGCCCTTCGCCGACGAGAAGTCGGTCGTGCAGACGCGTTTCGCCACCACAGCGCTCGCGCTCTTCCGGGCATCGCTCGGCGAAGACCTCACCGGCGCGATCGAGGACGCGGCGGCCGTCCTCGCCGACGACTACGACGGCGAGCTGCGGGACGCCGAGCAGTACTCCTTCCTCGGACGCGGCTGGACCGTCGGTCTCGCGCACGAGGCGGCGCTCAAGATGCGCGAGTCCTCGCAGTCGTGGACCGAGTCGTATCCCTCAATGGAGTACCGCCACGGTCCGATCGCGATCGCGGCGCCCGGTCGCGTCACCTGGCAGTTCGGCGAGGCGCCCGAGGGGCTGGCCGCGCAGGTTCGCGCCACCGGTGCGCGCTTCGTGCAGCATCCGGTCGACCCTCTGGCCGACCTCGTCCGGCTGCACCGCGTCGCGCTCGACCGCGCCGTGGCCCGCGGCCTCGACCCCGACCTGCCGCGCAACCTCACGCGATCCGTCATCCTGGACGCATGA
- a CDS encoding ROK family protein yields MTSAEDAAHIADVVRDPSGETLVAARTVGPGVPVLAFDVGGTDIKSALFDADGTALGLRRTPTPAADGDRTAVLIDRLGVLAAELQADHPDVIPRAAGLVVPGIVDADAGLGVFASNLGWKNSPLRDLAAARLGLPVAFDHDVRAASWAEHRLGGARAYANSVVLVIGTGIAGALLVGGEPYTAGGYAGEIGHSPIADGPVCPCGARGCLEMVASAGAIARRYRDATGIAPDGAKDVIARAAAGDPVASEIWDSALDALTLSLAQLTAVVAPEAIVIGGGLSRAGGALFDELRARLTARLSFHRIPALVPAELSGNAGILGAALRARELA; encoded by the coding sequence ATGACCAGCGCTGAGGATGCCGCGCACATCGCCGATGTCGTGCGCGACCCGTCCGGCGAGACGCTCGTCGCGGCGCGCACGGTCGGCCCCGGAGTCCCCGTGCTGGCCTTCGACGTCGGGGGCACCGACATCAAGTCGGCACTGTTCGACGCCGACGGCACGGCGCTGGGCCTGCGGCGCACGCCGACTCCCGCGGCCGACGGCGATCGCACCGCGGTGCTCATCGACCGCCTCGGTGTGCTCGCCGCGGAGCTGCAGGCCGACCACCCCGACGTCATCCCTCGCGCCGCGGGGCTCGTGGTGCCGGGGATCGTCGACGCGGATGCCGGACTCGGCGTCTTCGCCAGCAATCTCGGCTGGAAGAACTCCCCGCTGCGCGACCTCGCCGCCGCGCGGCTGGGCCTGCCCGTCGCGTTCGACCATGACGTGCGCGCGGCGAGCTGGGCGGAGCATCGCCTCGGCGGCGCTCGCGCCTATGCGAACTCCGTCGTTCTCGTGATCGGCACCGGCATCGCGGGCGCGCTGCTCGTCGGCGGTGAGCCGTACACGGCCGGGGGCTACGCCGGCGAGATCGGCCACTCGCCGATCGCCGACGGACCCGTGTGCCCGTGCGGGGCCCGCGGATGCCTCGAGATGGTCGCCTCGGCGGGGGCGATCGCCCGTCGGTACCGTGACGCGACCGGAATCGCCCCCGACGGTGCGAAAGACGTGATCGCTCGTGCTGCGGCCGGCGACCCGGTCGCCTCCGAGATCTGGGATTCCGCGCTCGACGCCCTCACCCTCTCGCTCGCCCAGCTCACCGCGGTCGTCGCCCCCGAGGCCATCGTGATCGGCGGCGGACTCTCGCGCGCCGGCGGAGCGCTGTTCGACGAGCTCCGGGCGCGGCTGACCGCCCGGCTGAGCTTTCACCGCATCCCCGCCCTCGTGCCGGCCGAGCTGTCGGGCAACGCCGGCATCCTCGGAGCGGCGCTGCGCGCGAGGGAGCTCGCATGA
- a CDS encoding 1-phosphofructokinase family hexose kinase, giving the protein MILTVTPNPALDLTWHLDRLTPGETHRADAGAAQAGGKGLNVARVAHAQGASVLAVSTAGGRTGIELAAELAASGVPHRLVPVAAATRRSIALVDQELGDTTIVNERGVNPTDAEWVTLVGEVVDALPGAQVLVISGSLPPGAPETLLPLLIGTARDAGVPVIADTSGPALLLAADAGASVLKPNAAELVEATGIADPVDGARSLIARGVDLVLLSLGADGMLAVTASDVRHARLETPLTGNPTGAGDAAVAACAVLYADGVRDPETILRRATAWSAAAVLMPLAGEISDDWEALEQRLLVAPFTPVFREDSL; this is encoded by the coding sequence ATGATCCTCACGGTCACCCCCAATCCCGCCCTCGATCTCACCTGGCATCTCGATCGGCTCACGCCCGGCGAGACGCATCGCGCGGATGCGGGAGCGGCGCAAGCCGGAGGCAAGGGCCTCAACGTCGCCAGGGTCGCCCACGCGCAGGGCGCCTCCGTGCTGGCGGTGTCGACGGCAGGCGGTCGCACCGGAATCGAGCTCGCGGCCGAACTCGCGGCCAGCGGCGTGCCGCACCGACTCGTGCCGGTGGCGGCCGCCACGCGGCGGAGCATCGCGCTGGTCGACCAGGAGCTCGGTGACACCACGATCGTGAACGAGCGCGGCGTGAATCCGACCGATGCCGAGTGGGTCACGCTCGTCGGCGAGGTCGTCGACGCTCTTCCCGGAGCACAGGTGCTGGTGATCTCCGGCAGCCTGCCTCCCGGAGCGCCCGAGACGCTGCTGCCCCTGCTGATCGGCACGGCCCGGGACGCCGGTGTGCCGGTGATCGCCGACACCTCCGGCCCCGCCCTGCTGCTCGCCGCGGATGCCGGAGCATCCGTGCTCAAGCCCAATGCCGCCGAGCTCGTCGAGGCGACCGGCATCGCCGACCCCGTCGACGGCGCCCGCTCGCTGATCGCGCGCGGCGTCGATCTCGTGCTGCTGTCGCTCGGAGCCGACGGGATGCTCGCGGTGACGGCATCCGACGTGCGGCACGCACGGCTCGAGACCCCGCTCACCGGCAATCCGACCGGTGCAGGCGATGCCGCCGTCGCGGCCTGCGCCGTGCTCTATGCCGACGGCGTGCGCGACCCCGAGACGATCCTGCGCCGGGCGACCGCCTGGTCGGCCGCGGCGGTGCTGATGCCGCTCGCCGGAGAGATCTCCGACGACTGGGAGGCGCTCGAGCAGCGCCTCCTCGTCGCACCCTTCACCCCCGTCTTTCGAGAGGACTCCCTGTGA
- a CDS encoding class II fructose-bisphosphate aldolase: MTLVSARELVTDAAARGTGIGAFNVIHLETAEGLVRASEAAHLPVILQISQNCADYHGGLEPIALATLAIARRAQTPVAVHLDHAERPELVDEAIALGFGSVMFDGGALPYDENVAITAAVAARAHAAGVYIEGELGEVGGKDGAHAPGVRTDPDEARAFVAATGVDALAVAVGSSHAMTDRTASLDLELIGRLRDALDVPLVLHGSSGVADAVIADAVRAGMTKINVSTHLNGFFTRAVRATLDADPRLVDSRKYLTPAREALAGEAARMLRLFALEGAGVAG; encoded by the coding sequence GTGACCCTGGTCTCCGCCCGCGAGCTCGTGACGGATGCCGCAGCCCGCGGCACCGGCATCGGCGCGTTCAACGTGATCCACCTCGAGACCGCCGAAGGGCTGGTGCGGGCCTCCGAGGCAGCGCACCTGCCGGTGATCCTGCAGATCTCGCAGAACTGCGCCGACTATCACGGTGGCCTCGAGCCGATCGCGCTGGCGACCCTCGCGATCGCCCGCCGTGCGCAGACGCCCGTCGCGGTGCACCTCGACCACGCGGAGCGACCGGAGCTCGTCGACGAGGCCATCGCCCTCGGATTCGGCTCGGTCATGTTCGACGGGGGAGCACTGCCCTACGACGAGAACGTCGCGATCACCGCCGCCGTCGCCGCGCGGGCGCACGCCGCCGGCGTCTACATCGAGGGCGAACTGGGCGAGGTCGGCGGCAAAGACGGGGCGCACGCGCCCGGAGTGCGCACAGATCCCGACGAGGCGCGGGCGTTCGTGGCCGCGACCGGCGTCGATGCGCTGGCCGTGGCGGTGGGGTCGTCGCATGCGATGACCGATCGCACCGCATCGCTCGATCTCGAGCTGATCGGCCGCCTTCGCGATGCGCTGGATGTGCCCCTGGTGCTGCACGGCTCGTCGGGCGTCGCGGATGCCGTGATCGCCGACGCCGTGCGCGCGGGGATGACCAAGATCAACGTCTCGACGCACCTGAACGGCTTCTTCACTCGGGCGGTCCGCGCGACGCTCGACGCCGACCCGCGCCTGGTCGACTCGCGGAAGTACCTGACCCCTGCGCGCGAGGCGCTCGCCGGCGAGGCTGCCCGGATGCTGCGACTGTTCGCGCTCGAGGGCGCCGGAGTTGCGGGATGA